In one Brienomyrus brachyistius isolate T26 chromosome 12, BBRACH_0.4, whole genome shotgun sequence genomic region, the following are encoded:
- the nkx1.2lb gene encoding NK1 transcription factor-related protein 1: MNRDKVQLGDISIVPQATGVASQTAVVVAASESMDSHGEKRLSASELSVFSCPASRDRLTADSRENSPRQEPVVVAPPTVHRTTSFSVLDILDPNKFTSKRQQPNRTGSTYSIGTENRVNEDPAIAIDPKSYAEDYESCKKPTGLLKDGYAFKTDECENDYSRSPDSENQDELCSEESSGGLVGNVDSELCHREEDEPGTRSSSPTAQQNQQSGQSGQNQQAKPKRKRSGSDSKSGKPRRARTAFTYEQLVALENKFKSTRYLSVCERLNLALSLSLTETQVKIWFQNRRTKWKKQNPGADTSAPTGGGGGPNGPSNGLGNLSPLSPSPPMAGHLSMHASYPGHTPGGLVCAAQLPFLPSPAVLSPFVLGSQTYGGHAFYTPHL, translated from the exons ATGAATCGGGACAAGGTTCAGTTGGGTGACATCTCCATTGTTCCTCAGGCGACCGGTGTGGCTTCCCAGACCGCTGTGGTGGTGGCCGCCTCTGAGAGCATGGACAGCCACGGTGAGAAGCGGCTGTCTGCCAGCGAGCTGTCGGTCTTCTCCTGCCCTGCGAGCAGAGACAGGCTGACAGCGGACAGCCGAGAAAACTCGCCTAGACAGGAGCCAGTCGTGGTCGCTCCCCCAACCGTTCATCGGACAACCTCCTTCTCTGTTCTGGACATTTTGGACCCAAATAAATTTACGAGTAAAAGGCAACAGCCGAACCGGACAGGCAGTACCTACTCCATCGGGACAGAGAACAGAGTTAACGAAGATCCAGCTATTGCGATAGACCCAAAATCATACGCGGAAGACTATGAGAGTTGTAAAAAGCCCACAGGATTATTAA AAGACGGGTACGCCTTCAAAACGGACGAATGCGAGAACGACTACAGCAGAAGCCCCGACAGCGAGAATCAGGACGAGCTCTGCAGCGAGGAGAGCAGCGGTGGCCTCGTAGGCAATGTGGACTCTGAGCTGTGTCACCGTGAGGAAGACGAACCGGGCACCCGGAGCTCCAGTCCCACCGCACAGCAGAATCAACAGAGCGGACAGAGCGGCCAGAACCAGCAAGCCAAACCGAAAAGGAAGCGATCAGGCTCTGATTCCAAATCGGGCAAGCCTCGAAGAGCCCGGACCGCCTTTACCTACGAACAACTTGTGGCTCTGGAAAACAAATTTAAGTCTACTAGGTACCTGTCCGTGTGTGAAAGGCTGAATTTGGCGCTGTCACTCAGTTTAACAGAAACCCAAGTGAAGATCTGGTTTCAGAATCGTCGGACCAAATGGAAGAAGCAGAATCCTGGGGCGGATACTAGCGCTCCTACCGGTGGCGGCGGGGGTCCGAACGGTCCGAGCAATGGACTCGGAAACCTCAGTCCTCTGAGTCCATCTCCCCCCATGGCCGGCCATCTGTCAATGCACGCAAGCTACCCGGGTCATACGCCCGGAGGACTAGTGTGTGCAGCACAGCTACCCTTTCTGCCCAGTCCCGCTGTATTGTCACCTTTCGTCTTAGGATCTCAGACTTACGGGGGGCATGCGTTTTACACCCCGCATTTGTAA